CTCTCTAAGCTGATACGCCCCAATCGTTCAGGAATTTTTTATATCTGGCGGAAAGTAAGTGGAACAGGGAAGGGTCATTGGCATCCAAGGCACTGTCAATTTTCTCTTGCAGAAGGTTTTTGTGGTAGTGGAATAAAGACTCATCAATGATCATCTGAACATACACATTCATCATATAGGCTTCAACGGACACTTTTTTGTTCATCTTTTTCGCTTTCATCAATTCCGTATAAGACTTCTCATTCTTCATGAGTTCCTCACCTCGAGCC
This window of the Sutcliffiella horikoshii genome carries:
- a CDS encoding IDEAL domain-containing protein, giving the protein MKNEKSYTELMKAKKMNKKVSVEAYMMNVYVQMIIDESLFHYHKNLLQEKIDSALDANDPSLFHLLSARYKKFLNDWGVSA